The genomic interval CGAAGTCGACTTCACGCTGGCGTATGTCGTCAATGAAGGAAAGAAACTGGGAATGCCGATGCCGCTGTGCAGCAAACTACTGGAGATCTTTCGCGAACTGGAAGCAGGCAGGAGACAGTTTGGGCAGCAGAATTACGACGAGCTAATTGCAACAAGGAGATGATTCAGTAACAAATTTTGATGCATCGCAAGCCGGCAAGCTCCGGATGGAGAACAATCGCCTGATCGCCGACGGTGCCGTTGAAATCGTGCCTGACAATGCCAAAAATCTCCACATCCGTTTCATCGACCGGCGCGGCCAAAAACTCGCAGTTCTCGATCGACCCGTCGCATTTTTTATTCCCGAGCACATCGCCGATCCGTCGATTCGCACTGCCGGCGAAGAACTCTGGGTCGAAGTCACGATCCCGCGTAAAGGTTCGCCGCGGCCGATCCAGCTCGGCGTGAAGAAAGTCGACGGCTCGATCATGCCGCTAGCGATCCGATAACGCTTGCCGTTTAGAAATTTTTCAATAATGATCGCTCAGGCAGGAGGCTAGCTAGTATGTTCACCAGGGCAAATCGTCAGCGCTCCAAACTTAATCTTTGCGCACTTTCCTCACTAGTCACTTCCCTCGTTCTAGTCACTGCCTCTGCCTTCGCCCAACCGGTGCGCATCGCCGTCGGCGCGGCGAGCGTGGCGTCGTTGCCGACCTGGGTCGCGCAAGACGGCGGCTACTTCAATCGCGAAGGCGTGCCGGCGGAATTGATCTACATTCGCGGCGGACCGCAAACCATGTCGGCGCTGATCAGCGGCGAAGTCCCGTTCGCGCAAATCTACGGCGGCGCGCTGGTCGCCGCGGCATTGACCGGTGCCGATGTCGTGATTGTCGCGGGACTGATCAACACGCCATTCTTTTCCATCGTCACAATTAAAGGCATCGACAAACCGGACGACCTGCGCGGCAAGAAGATCGGCATCAGCACGTTCGGTTCGGCCACCGATTTCGCGCTGCGCTTGGCGCTCAAGAAATGGAACATCAAAGCCGACAGCGAGGTGAGCATCTTGCAAATGCGCGGCGTGCCGGAAATTCTCCCGGCCATGGCCGCCGGCGCGCTCCATGGCGGCGTGATGTCGCCGCCAACCAACATGATCGCCATCCGCGCCGGTTATAAGGAACTCGCCTACCTGCCGCAGATCGGCATTTCGTTTCAGCACACCAGCGTGGCGACCAGTAGAAAATATTTAGAGCGCAATCGGCCGACGGCGATCAAAGTATTGCGCGCCTATCGCGCCGCCGTCGAGCGCATCAAAGCCGACAAAGCCTTCACGATAAAAACCCTGGCGAAATACATGAGCACCCAAGACAACGTCGTGTTGGATTACAGCTACAACACCGCCGAGCCGCTGTTTCGTCCGCTGGCCTACCCGACCATGGAAGGGATACAAGCGGCGCTCGATTTCCTGAGCGACAAAGAGCCGAAGGCAAAACTCGCCCAGCCGAAAGATTTCGTCGATAACAGCTTGCTCGACGAAATCGCCAAGGCGACTCGCTAACGCAACCCGATAGTGAGCATGACAACATCTACCATTCGAGCCATTGTGATATTGGTCCTATCCGTCCTATCGGTCCAATCCACTTCCGCCCAAGAGCGCATCACTCTCGGCTTGACCACGCGCAACGGCAGCACTTCACTGCCTTACGTCGTCGCGGAAGAAAAAGGTTTCTTCAAAGCCGAAGGACTGAACGCGATCATCGTCATCATGCAGAACCAAGTCGTCGTCAACGGCGTGCTCAGCCGCCACGTCGATTACGGCGGGACTTTCTCGAATTTCGTCGGCGCCGCCATGTCCGGCGCCCCGGTGAAGATCGTCATGTCGGTGATGGACGGCGCCGATCATTTTCTCGTCACCAGCCCGAACATCAAGCGCGTCGAAGATTTGAAGGGCAAGACCTTCGGCATCAGCAGTTTTGGCGGCACGCCGCACAGCGAAGCGGTTGCCGTCCTGCGCAAGTACAATTTGAATCCGGAAAAAGACGTAACCTTTTTACAGGTCGGCGGCAGCTCGGCGCGCTACATCTCGCTGGAGAGCGGCGCGATCAACGCCGCCATGCTGGTGCCGCCGTTCAATCACCAGGCGAAAAAACGCGGCTTCAACGAATTGCTCGGTTTCAACGACATCATGAGTATGCCCGTGGGCGGTCTCGCCGTTCACACCCAGCGGATGAAAGAGAAACCCGACGAGATTGTCAAGATGATCCGCGCCCTGATCAAAAGTTTGGAATACATTCGCACGCGTAAAGCCGATATTCTCGCGCTCATCGACAAGCAGTGGGGCATTAAAGAAGCGGACATCCGCGAAAATATGTACAAGGAAATGATCGGTCTGTTCAGCCGCACCGGCATCGGCCCGGATGAAGCGATGCGCAACGTCATCCGGCTGGTGCGGGACACGAGAAAAAATCTACCCGATGCGAGTATCGCCGATGTCGCCGACTGGAGTTTCGCGCGCAAAGCGCAGTGATGGAGACGTGTTCGTGGCTCGTGATCGCAATTCCGTCCGAATACGAACACGATTCACCCACCGAGCTTTTTAAAGAACCCTTCCCGTTCCAATTCATCCATCAACGAATGATCGACGAACTCTTCGGCTCGGCGGTTTTTAAATTCCGCGTTCTGCTCGGCGTAAAAACTGAGCGTGTCGCGCACGCCTTCCAAGTTCACCCGCGGCGGGAAGGAAAAGCGCGGCGCGAAGTAATCGTAGGTCGAACTGACCATCGCCGCGTCGTCGACGCCCATGCGCTTGGCGAATATTTTCATCGTCCGGTCGCGGCTGGTTTTGATAACGTGGATCGCCTCCGCGTAGGCGCGCACGAAGCGTTTCACCAAGTCGCGATTCTCTCGCATGTAGCTGCCCTTCACGTTCAAGGTCGATTGGGGAAAGTTCGCGCTCATGTCGCCCATGTCGGCGAGCACGCGATAGCCGGATTTCACCGCCATGGTCAAATGCGGCGGCGATAAAATGGTCGCGTCGGTGCGCCCGGTCATGAGCGAAGCCAAGCGCGTCGGCGCATCGCCGCCGACGATCACTTGGATGTCGGACAACTTCAGGCCCCACTCTTTTAGCGCCAAGCGCAGCGCCAGATCGTTGGAACCGCCGAAGTTGAGGATGTTGACCTTCTTGCCGCGCAGATCCTTGGCGCTGCGAATCTCGGGGTTGACCACGAACGCGTAGGGGAATTTGTTGTACGAAGCGGCGATGACCTTGAGGTCGGAGCCTTTGACCGCCGCCGCAAGAGGCCCGGTCGCCGAGCCGGTCGAGAACTGCGTGCTGTTGCCGATCAGCGCGGCGATCGAGCGCGCGCTGCCGGTGATCATGATCGCCTCGACGTCGAGATTGTACTTGTCGAAAATTCTCAAATCCTTCGCTACCCACAGCGCGCTTTGAAACCCCGACTGGCCGCCGTAGTCGGCGACGAGTTTATCGGCGGCATGTAACGACGCACTGACAGAACCGACGAGAAATAGTAGGCAAATTTTTCCTGCGCGCCTGAAATTCATCGTCGCTCCTTTAGCGTTCGACTCTTGGTTATCCCCGCCCGCGAATCGCGGGAGTTTGTTGTCCACGACGAGCCGCGTCGACCGAGCAGCTACCAACGACGGCGTCAAAGGGCGTGCGGTTTGCTCTCAGTTTTGGCTGGAGAGCTCCTCGCGCACGATCTTGCGCACGATCTCTGCCGTCAGGCGCTTCTCGGTCTGGCCGAGATAAAATTTCAGCGCGTCGTTGATGAGGGTTTGATACCCCTTACCAGAATTCTCGGACTGGGTCTTGAAGCGCTTTACAATTGCATCGTCGAGATAAATTGTGATGCGTGTCTTGCCAACCTGGGGAATCACCACACCGCGCTTGCCCTTAGAGAAATCATACTCCTTCTTCATACGTCCTTCTTTCTCTCGGTGTCGGTTTTCGAACCGAGATAACCCGAAAATCGTCATCCCGAAAAGTCCAAACCACAACCCTCAGGGAGCCGAATGTGTTGGCGCCCAAAGTTACGAACCGTT from Deltaproteobacteria bacterium carries:
- a CDS encoding CopG family transcriptional regulator codes for the protein MKKEYDFSKGKRGVVIPQVGKTRITIYLDDAIVKRFKTQSENSGKGYQTLINDALKFYLGQTEKRLTAEIVRKIVREELSSQN
- a CDS encoding ABC transporter substrate-binding protein — protein: MTTSTIRAIVILVLSVLSVQSTSAQERITLGLTTRNGSTSLPYVVAEEKGFFKAEGLNAIIVIMQNQVVVNGVLSRHVDYGGTFSNFVGAAMSGAPVKIVMSVMDGADHFLVTSPNIKRVEDLKGKTFGISSFGGTPHSEAVAVLRKYNLNPEKDVTFLQVGGSSARYISLESGAINAAMLVPPFNHQAKKRGFNELLGFNDIMSMPVGGLAVHTQRMKEKPDEIVKMIRALIKSLEYIRTRKADILALIDKQWGIKEADIRENMYKEMIGLFSRTGIGPDEAMRNVIRLVRDTRKNLPDASIADVADWSFARKAQ
- a CDS encoding ABC transporter substrate-binding protein, whose translation is MNFRRAGKICLLFLVGSVSASLHAADKLVADYGGQSGFQSALWVAKDLRIFDKYNLDVEAIMITGSARSIAALIGNSTQFSTGSATGPLAAAVKGSDLKVIAASYNKFPYAFVVNPEIRSAKDLRGKKVNILNFGGSNDLALRLALKEWGLKLSDIQVIVGGDAPTRLASLMTGRTDATILSPPHLTMAVKSGYRVLADMGDMSANFPQSTLNVKGSYMRENRDLVKRFVRAYAEAIHVIKTSRDRTMKIFAKRMGVDDAAMVSSTYDYFAPRFSFPPRVNLEGVRDTLSFYAEQNAEFKNRRAEEFVDHSLMDELEREGFFKKLGG
- a CDS encoding ABC transporter substrate-binding protein; this encodes MFTRANRQRSKLNLCALSSLVTSLVLVTASAFAQPVRIAVGAASVASLPTWVAQDGGYFNREGVPAELIYIRGGPQTMSALISGEVPFAQIYGGALVAAALTGADVVIVAGLINTPFFSIVTIKGIDKPDDLRGKKIGISTFGSATDFALRLALKKWNIKADSEVSILQMRGVPEILPAMAAGALHGGVMSPPTNMIAIRAGYKELAYLPQIGISFQHTSVATSRKYLERNRPTAIKVLRAYRAAVERIKADKAFTIKTLAKYMSTQDNVVLDYSYNTAEPLFRPLAYPTMEGIQAALDFLSDKEPKAKLAQPKDFVDNSLLDEIAKATR
- a CDS encoding BrnT family toxin is translated as MTANFDPRKNSTNLRKHGVSLAEGDGVLSDPLAVTVEDESAEREQRFVTLGANTFGSLRVVVWTFRDDDFRVISVRKPTPRERRTYEEGV